The Alphaproteobacteria bacterium nucleotide sequence TGCTGGCCCAGCAGCGGCGCCGTCGCGCCGACGGCCGGCGGCGTGGCCGAGAGCGCCATGGCCGGCAGATAACAGGCGATAGGGCCCATTTCGGCGTGGGGCCGGATTTGCCAGGCGGCGGCCTCGCCGATGGCATCGGCCAGGGCCCAGGCATCCACCATGCGCGCCTTGACCAGGCGGATGGGCGAGCCGCCATCGAGGTGCTTTTGCAGGCCGGTGAGCTTGAGGTCGGGATCGACCTCCTTCTCGGTCTCCAGCAGATGCCCCTCGGCGCGCAGCCACTCGATGGTGGAGCGCAGGCTCGAGCTGTCGTGCTCGTTGGCTGCATTGTGGCGCACCGCGTCTGACATGGTCGTCTCCCATTTCTGTCCGGCCACACGATAGGAGAGGCCCCCGGCCACAACTCAACCAAAGTCGCAGGGGTGCCGGCGCGCGTCAGGATTGGAGGAGGGTTCAGCGTCGCGTAGACTTGGCCGACCGATGTGCCGCCGCGGCTGAGGCCAGGAGAGAGGAAGGGCGATGGAGTCCAAGCAGTTTGCCAATCTGTTTTCGCCGATCACCATTCGCGGGCTGACCATCAAGAACCGCATCGTTTCCACCGGCCACGAAACGGCGATGGCCGGCGAGGGCGGGATCAGCGAGCCCATGGTCGCCTACCACCGGGCGCGTGCCGCCGGGGGCGCCGGGCTGATCATCATCGAGGTGGCCCTGGTGCACGAGAGCGGGGTGTTCGTGCGCCATCCCATCCCGGCCTATTCCGACGATTGCATCCCGGGCTATTCCGACGATTGCATCCCGGGCTACCGGCGCCTCGCCGAGGCGGTCCACGCGGAGGGCGCCGCCATCTTCGGGCAGCTCTTCCATCCCGGACGCGAGATCATCGATTCGCTCGACGGCTCGGCGCCCGTCAGCTATGCCCCATCGCCTGTTGCCAACGAGCGCTTCCACGTCATGCCGGCGGCGATGAGCCGGGAATTGATCGCCGAGGTGATCGCCGGCTTCGGCGACGGCGCGCGGCGCATGCAGAGGGCGGGGCTCGACGGCGTCGAGATCGTCGCCAGCCACGGCTACCTGCCGGCCCAGTTCCTCAACCCGCGCGTCAACCAGCGCGACGACGAATACGGTGGCGATTTGCCCGGCCGGCTGCGCTTCATCCGCGAGGCCGCCGCCGACATCCGCGCCCGGGTGGGCGACGCCATGGTGCTGGGCCTGCGGATTTCAGCCGACGATCTCAGCCACCAGGGGCTGGGCGACGACGAGGTCACAGACGCCCTGGTGGCCTTGGACGGCGACGGAGTTATTGATTATTTCAGCATCGTCACCGGCTCCTCCGCGACCATCGCCGGCTCGCTCCACATCGTGCCGCCGATGCTCTATGAGATCGGCTACACGGCACCCTATGCGGCGGCCCTCAAGGCCCGGATCAGCCGGCCGCTGATCTGCACCGGGCGCATCAATGATCCGCGCATCGCCGAGAAGATCGTGGCCGGCGGCGAGGCCGACCTTTGCGGCATGACCCGGGCCATGATCTGCGATCCCGAGATGGCCAACAAGGCGGCCGCCGGGCGCCTCGACGACATCCGCGCCTGCATCGGCTGCAACCAGGCCTGCATCGGCCATTTTCTGACCGGCTATCCGATCTCCTGCATCCAGCATCCCGAGACCGGGCGCGAATTAACCTATGCTTCCCGGAAGCCGGCGGCCCGGCGGCGCAAGGTGCTGGTCGCCGGCGGCGGCCCGGCCGGCATGAAGGCGGCCGCCGTGGCCGCCGAACGCGGCCATGATGTGACACTTTTTGAGGCCTCGGGAAG carries:
- a CDS encoding FAD-dependent oxidoreductase codes for the protein MESKQFANLFSPITIRGLTIKNRIVSTGHETAMAGEGGISEPMVAYHRARAAGGAGLIIIEVALVHESGVFVRHPIPAYSDDCIPGYSDDCIPGYRRLAEAVHAEGAAIFGQLFHPGREIIDSLDGSAPVSYAPSPVANERFHVMPAAMSRELIAEVIAGFGDGARRMQRAGLDGVEIVASHGYLPAQFLNPRVNQRDDEYGGDLPGRLRFIREAAADIRARVGDAMVLGLRISADDLSHQGLGDDEVTDALVALDGDGVIDYFSIVTGSSATIAGSLHIVPPMLYEIGYTAPYAAALKARISRPLICTGRINDPRIAEKIVAGGEADLCGMTRAMICDPEMANKAAAGRLDDIRACIGCNQACIGHFLTGYPISCIQHPETGRELTYASRKPAARRRKVLVAGGGPAGMKAAAVAAERGHDVTLFEASGRLGGQVKLAQLLPDRAEFGGLIPNLEREMELAGVTVVRNTRVDAALIASQAPEAVIVATGARPFRPPLEGAEEAHVVDAWQVLENQANVGAAVVIADWRCDWIGLGLAEKLTLEGSSVRLCANGYMPGWTIPQYVRDSWLGKLHKLGVEIIPLVRLAGADAESVYFQHTASGEAVICENADTLVLSLGHQSLRELDAALADFPGPVHHIGDCAAPRTVEEAVLEGLKAGVAV